The sequence TCACACAAGTACATTCATATTCTCTAACATCTTTATACGAGCAGCCCAAAAACTCGTTGTTTTGTTCAATCGAATTTTCTTCTATTTTCATGAACATAAACAGGACCACTTACCAATCGAACAGAGAGTGAGAGAGTTTAGGGTTTGGTATCAATCGAAGTAAAGAAAGGGCTGTAATGGTGGAGAAGAATAGTAATTGTGATAAACTTTATGGAGAAGAATATGAAAGAGATGAGTTGTTAGTGGAAATAATTCTGAAAACAATAGGTCCTGCTCGTCCTTCTCGAATCCAAGTCCCATCGATCATCAAAGTAAAACCCTTTAATATTTGTTCTTTCTCACCTTACTTCAATTTgaatttaatttcttttttaaaaataaaataaaatagtatgGCAGAATCCTTACATCTTTTATTCCTTTTTGACTTGTATGTTTTCTAATTATGTTTGTTTTTGCTCAAAATTTCGTTGCGTGAACAATACATAGAGACTTAGGATTATAATTAACTGATTAAATTGCCTTCATTGATTGATTTCTGGATTCAATGATAAAGTGGAAATCTGAATCTGAATTCAATCAGATGATTAAATTGATGATCAGGTTTTCTTTTTTGCATTCATATTAAATAATGTTTTGGTGAATTAATTTCCTCATGTCTACGGTAAACAGGTCCACCATTTGAGAAGTTTGATTGCGGAGAATCGTCGTTTACCGATTGAACAGTTAAAGCTGATTTTGAGAGGCCAGATTCTGCACAACACAAAACATGGGGAGGATGTACAACTGCATCTGAAAGAAGGAGGTAATTATGGTCTTTTAAATTAGGAATTTAAGGTATTTCTGCAGTAGGCATCCTAGTCTGGTGATATTGCTCAACTttggattattttattttattttcttacgaTTTAGAGTTGATCTTGGTCTGTCTGCTGTATCGTCTAGATCCCCTCATAGTTGCTGTTAAACCAATTCCTCCTGCTAAGCACATTGGAGATGGCTTTGATGATGACGATAATGAAGAACTGGTAAGAATCACATCCTGAAGTTGAATGAAATGTATTGAGATAATTGAAGAATTTTTGCTCTCCATGCATATGAATATTCTATTCAGTTTTTCCACGTTCTATTTTTTCCAGATACCAACTCCACAATTAACAAGTTGGTGGAAGAGAAGGCTGTTCTCCTTTCTAAACGAGAAATTGAAGGTGCCAAGTGAGTTTCTGCTTGAATGTATTTTCTTTGCACTCAAAATATATTACAGATTAGATATCCTAATCCTTTTCACTTTTGACAGATATTGTGTTGATGGCAATTTTTTCTATCAATCTAAAGGCCTGGGCTGTTATCATCTTATGGTTTGCATTGGCACCCCTTGCATATAGATGGGATCTAGGACCTTTATATGTAAGTTGATTTTTTTGCGGCATCAGTGACTGCTATTCGTGGTTATGATGCTTTAACTCCGGGTCATCTATTTTTAGGGCTAGCTATTTAGTACAAAAAAGTGATAGTTCTTGAACAGGATCATAGAAAACTCCACTAAATCCCAGGGTGGGTTTTGCTTATTTTAATAAGATTTCCATTGCATTATTTATGTGAAAACCCTGTTAAATGGAACCACAAACAAATACTTGTTGAGAACCTAAAGTGTGAGAGGCCAGAAGTTCCGATGCTCCACTGGTAGATCTCTTGCAGTATATGATGCAGTCCTAGTTGGAGTTAAATGCCATTTCTGTTTGTAGATAGCTTTTCATGTGGTTTGTGATGATGTACCCCTATTTGGACTCCGTAAACCAAGGTTTTCAGATTACATATCTGATTTTTTTCAATCCCAACTCTTAGGCTCGCCTAAAAAATAAGTAAAGAAAGTAGGTCGCTCATTGCTCTTCACATTGGATTTCATATGCAGATACTTGGGACTGGGTTTGCCATTATTCTCCTAAATCTTGGCCAAAGGCAACATGGTGATCTGAGGTACATTTTTATTTTGCAACCTCCGGTAGCATCACTTGTATTTCTTAATTACTATGACTAAATTAGGACTATTTTCTGTGGGGTTGTACAGTGCATATTCAATTTTCAACGAAGATTTTAGGGAGCTTCCTGGGACACTTAATGCTGATCGCCTTGACAGAGACATACGGGCAGGTCAATTTTGAGCCTTTCTTTGAACACCAATACACCATCTCGTCCCACGTTCTCTGGAAAATCCAAGTGTAAGATGCTGCAGGTACCAATTAGGAAAGGAACATAAGAACTTACTTCCGAAACCTGATTACTGCAAGTGTACAATAGAATAGTTCCAATTAAGACAACAGATTCGTTAATCATTTGTCATTTACATTTCAAAGAAAGTTCTTTTTTGTCATCCAGTTATCTCTGTTCAAATATGCGCTAGCGAAGTAGCACATAAATATGCAAAAAACAGTTGATGTTTGGGGCTTGGACTTGGAATTCTGAGTAGGCTAAAGGAGAAGCAAAGTTTTGAAAACGTTCCTACACTGGAAGAGCTAATCCTGAATGATTTTTTCTGTCACCCCACAGTTTCTTGTGTGTGTTTCTTCTGCATCTTGGACAATGCATATAATCTTTTCTTGTCAAACCCCGGAAACTTCCCCATCCACACTCCCAAACCTTTATTGGAGTTGTTTTGTCAATATTATCAGTGTGCATGTGTGCGTATAGACTGAAATCAGTAACAGGAAGTACAGTTTCTCACTAGTGCAGTGATGATGAGACGAACAAAATCTAGACAAAAGTAGATGGGAAAAAGATCAATCGATATATGATGTGCAAAGATATATTACATAAACATGATTCAGTAAAAAATAATCAAATCATATAGTCTAAGCTACAACAGGTCCTCCAAAAAATATCCATGGACCAAAAATTATCTGAAAACATGACAACAAAATTACAAGCTTAATACTACAAACTTAAATCTAAACTGAGAGCCTGCAAGAGGAAACTATACATCATTCGATTCGAATACAGGTTGTGGCGTAAATCTTCACACATTGTTGAGCTTGAGAAGACAATACCACATGAACCACATGCCAAGTAAAGAATCGATATACTGTTACATGGGAAATAAGCTAAGCttcatttcatatcaaccgaaTTGCCGCTCGAGAAAGATCTGCCCTAGCTTCATATATAAAGCCCGTTGTTCCTCGTAACTAAGGTTTCTCAATATCTACAATATACAAAAAGACAGAGCGAATGGTGAGAACTTAACTGATGACAAAAAGTGTGCGCATATGTATACTTTCTGGTGTTTACACATCTGTAAGAAATTCTGACCTGATCCAAGATTATCTCGGCAGAAAAGCTCTGAGG comes from Papaver somniferum cultivar HN1 chromosome 7, ASM357369v1, whole genome shotgun sequence and encodes:
- the LOC113297362 gene encoding uncharacterized protein LOC113297362, whose protein sequence is MVEKNSNCDKLYGEEYERDELLVEIILKTIGPARPSRIQVPSIIKVHHLRSLIAENRRLPIEQLKLILRGQILHNTKHGEDVQLHLKEGDPLIVAVKPIPPAKHIGDGFDDDDNEELIPTPQLTSWWKRRLFSFLNEKLKVPNIVLMAIFSINLKAWAVIILWFALAPLAYRWDLGPLYILGTGFAIILLNLGQRQHGDLSAYSIFNEDFRELPGTLNADRLDRDIRAGQF